One Novosphingobium sp. G106 DNA segment encodes these proteins:
- a CDS encoding TonB-dependent receptor yields the protein MANSWYNHTALLAIVGALATAVPALAQEAAPDAAPQEGGLSEIVVTAQKRSENIQSVPISVTAVTGEAVENLKAVDLKGLQGTIPNLQINNFTNTPNSAVFTIRGIGVVEPDPFAGNTVSIVQDGVPQYFSMGALLDLFDVDRIEVLRGPQGTLFGANTTGGVVNVMTRQPTGEFGVRGEVTYGNWNRFDIKAAVDIPLVEGVLAGKIAAMHTQRDGFYTNIVDGSDMGRRNVTVLRAYLKYTPNDDVDVTLSGEYGRSRNGAPVIVNGSTGPSYAIFSPAGTMTTNQVLPMYQTPCTSDAAPCRAPDKYFSARDFGPDKSDMDNYRGTLTVNVSNTPLGDITAITGYKKFKLEEFTDNDAVVGLGIDTYRGTRGWQFSQELRTAADLSDAIKLQVGGFYLKTHYDHFNSVRLEAFAPGLRQNLPQDQDNWSGSLFAQAYMDLTDQLRVQAGIRYTHEKTSMVAGTDNYFNPNGIGLYCTHEGSCGDILLGGFRAAGTKSWNNVGWKLGVDYKVTADTLLYASWARGFKSGGFVGRVAQPQDLGPYDPEKVDTFEAGVKTDLFDRRLRLNLAGFYTNYRDMQVAQNYILPGGTTIGTSIFNAAKAEIKGFELEATALPADGLTLTGSLAYLDAKYKQFDFLDPSGAVIDLSGRALQNSPKWSASAGATYEVAVGSGKARANVLYTYTDTKLLQGLQGQPLVRIQPTHFLNANLGWSPDGGRWTLEVWGRNLTDNHYIEAVTNNPGLFNQVSYTSPREYGVTFKFNF from the coding sequence ATGGCAAATTCCTGGTACAATCATACGGCGCTGTTAGCGATTGTCGGCGCTCTGGCCACGGCCGTGCCAGCCCTTGCGCAAGAGGCCGCGCCTGACGCGGCGCCGCAGGAAGGCGGGCTTTCCGAAATCGTGGTGACGGCCCAGAAGCGGTCGGAGAACATCCAGTCGGTGCCCATCTCGGTGACCGCCGTGACCGGCGAAGCGGTCGAGAACCTGAAGGCGGTCGATCTCAAGGGCCTGCAGGGCACGATACCCAACCTGCAGATCAACAACTTCACCAATACCCCCAACAGCGCAGTCTTCACGATCCGCGGCATCGGCGTGGTCGAGCCCGATCCCTTCGCCGGCAATACCGTGTCCATCGTCCAGGACGGCGTTCCGCAGTACTTCTCCATGGGGGCGCTGCTCGATCTGTTCGACGTCGACCGGATCGAAGTCCTGCGTGGACCGCAAGGTACCCTGTTCGGCGCGAACACGACCGGCGGCGTGGTCAACGTGATGACGCGCCAGCCCACCGGCGAGTTCGGCGTCCGCGGGGAAGTGACCTATGGCAACTGGAACCGCTTCGACATCAAGGCCGCTGTGGACATCCCGCTTGTCGAGGGCGTTCTGGCCGGCAAGATCGCCGCGATGCACACACAGCGCGACGGCTTCTACACGAACATTGTCGATGGCTCGGACATGGGCCGCCGCAACGTCACCGTTCTGCGCGCCTACCTGAAATATACCCCGAATGACGACGTCGACGTGACGCTGAGCGGCGAATACGGACGTTCGCGCAACGGCGCGCCCGTGATCGTCAACGGCTCGACCGGGCCGAGCTACGCGATCTTTTCGCCCGCCGGCACGATGACGACCAATCAGGTCCTGCCGATGTATCAAACGCCGTGCACGTCCGATGCGGCGCCCTGCCGCGCCCCGGACAAGTATTTCAGCGCGCGCGACTTCGGCCCCGACAAGAGCGACATGGACAACTACCGCGGCACGCTGACGGTGAACGTCAGCAACACCCCGCTGGGCGATATCACCGCGATAACCGGCTACAAGAAGTTCAAGCTGGAAGAGTTTACCGACAACGATGCTGTCGTCGGGCTGGGCATCGATACCTATCGCGGGACGCGGGGCTGGCAGTTCAGCCAGGAACTGCGCACCGCGGCGGACCTTTCCGATGCGATCAAGCTGCAGGTCGGCGGCTTCTACCTGAAGACGCACTACGATCACTTCAACAGCGTGCGGCTGGAAGCCTTCGCGCCGGGCCTGCGCCAGAACCTGCCGCAGGATCAGGACAACTGGTCGGGCTCTCTTTTCGCACAGGCCTATATGGACCTGACCGACCAACTGCGCGTGCAGGCCGGGATCCGGTATACCCATGAGAAGACCAGCATGGTCGCGGGGACGGACAACTACTTCAATCCGAACGGCATCGGGCTTTACTGCACGCATGAGGGCAGTTGCGGCGATATACTGCTCGGTGGTTTCCGCGCCGCAGGCACGAAGTCGTGGAACAACGTCGGCTGGAAGCTGGGCGTCGATTACAAGGTCACGGCCGATACGCTGCTCTATGCCTCGTGGGCGCGGGGCTTCAAGTCGGGCGGCTTCGTCGGCCGTGTGGCCCAACCGCAGGATCTGGGTCCTTACGATCCCGAGAAGGTCGACACTTTCGAAGCGGGCGTGAAGACCGATCTGTTCGATCGCCGCCTGCGCCTCAATCTGGCGGGGTTCTACACCAATTACCGCGACATGCAGGTGGCGCAGAACTACATCCTGCCGGGCGGCACGACGATCGGCACATCGATCTTCAACGCCGCCAAGGCCGAGATCAAGGGCTTCGAACTGGAAGCGACCGCGCTGCCGGCGGACGGACTGACCCTGACGGGTTCGCTGGCCTACCTCGACGCCAAGTACAAGCAGTTCGATTTCCTCGATCCGAGCGGGGCCGTCATCGACCTCAGCGGGCGGGCGTTGCAGAACTCGCCGAAGTGGTCGGCATCGGCAGGCGCGACCTATGAAGTCGCGGTCGGCAGCGGCAAGGCGCGCGCGAACGTGCTCTATACCTATACCGATACCAAGCTGCTGCAGGGTCTCCAGGGCCAGCCGCTCGTTCGCATCCAGCCGACCCATTTCCTCAATGCCAACCTTGGCTGGTCGCCGGACGGCGGCCGCTGGACCCTGGAAGTCTGGGGCCGCAACCTGACCGACAATCACTATATCGAGGCGGTCACGAACAATCCGGGCCTGTTCAACCAGGTCTCCTACACCTCGCCACGCGAATACGGCGTGACGTTCAAGTTCAATTTCTGA
- a CDS encoding TetR/AcrR family transcriptional regulator: MLIAQVVDQLVYEQGVQAVTIREVASRVGYSTTVVSHYFSSKLEMLVFTHQLARRKAEALIDDAIRDDRPLVETLEHLLPLTEERWRDWHTWFAFWGMTPAEPDVTREWEEGINNAHLLFERLIGSAQASGHFPSNIDGAFAATQLQIFVNGIASLVAQERSAWPADRQKAMLRTLLQSSFALN, from the coding sequence GTGCTGATCGCGCAGGTTGTAGACCAACTCGTCTACGAACAGGGCGTTCAGGCCGTCACGATCCGCGAGGTCGCATCGCGCGTCGGATATAGCACCACCGTTGTCTCGCACTATTTCAGCAGCAAGCTGGAGATGCTGGTCTTCACCCATCAGCTGGCGCGGCGGAAGGCCGAAGCTTTGATCGACGACGCGATCCGGGATGACCGGCCGCTGGTCGAGACCCTCGAGCATCTGCTTCCGCTCACCGAAGAGCGCTGGCGGGACTGGCACACCTGGTTCGCCTTCTGGGGCATGACCCCGGCCGAGCCCGACGTGACCCGCGAATGGGAAGAGGGGATCAACAATGCCCACCTCCTGTTCGAACGCCTGATAGGCAGCGCGCAGGCGTCAGGCCATTTCCCCAGCAACATCGACGGCGCCTTCGCAGCCACTCAGTTGCAGATCTTCGTGAACGGTATCGCGTCACTGGTGGCGCAAGAACGGTCCGCCTGGCCCGCCGACCGGCAGAAGGCGATGCTGCGCACCCTTCTGCAAAGCAGCTTCGCCCTCAACTGA
- a CDS encoding VOC family protein: MIDYRKAFHTGVLVPDLDEAIAFYSSSLGITFATPFTLEALSVWTPEGGLRTVRNRFTFSVEGPLRLELQQGDAGSFFDPALSRGDHVGVWADDVAETVAAMTMNGWRVIAAGAAPEDGWGLFAYLTPEVGGMVVELASETLRPAFESWWRGGELLLG, translated from the coding sequence TTGATCGACTATCGCAAGGCGTTCCACACCGGGGTCCTCGTGCCTGACCTCGATGAGGCCATCGCGTTCTATTCCAGCTCGCTGGGTATCACTTTCGCCACGCCGTTCACCCTGGAAGCGCTCTCCGTCTGGACTCCCGAAGGAGGCCTCCGCACGGTCCGGAACAGATTCACCTTTTCGGTAGAAGGCCCATTGCGCCTCGAACTCCAGCAGGGCGACGCGGGCAGCTTCTTCGACCCTGCGCTCTCGCGCGGCGATCATGTCGGCGTCTGGGCGGACGACGTCGCCGAGACGGTAGCCGCGATGACCATGAACGGCTGGAGGGTGATTGCCGCGGGCGCCGCTCCCGAAGATGGTTGGGGGCTTTTCGCTTATCTTACCCCGGAGGTGGGCGGTATGGTTGTGGAACTGGCCTCGGAAACGCTGCGGCCGGCTTTCGAAAGTTGGTGGCGGGGTGGTGAGCTGTTACTTGGCTAG
- a CDS encoding TonB-dependent receptor, which produces MRGIHAFKAFVHLSAGLTGLAAAAFATPAAAQAGAAEADSTSVGEIIVSARRREETLRETPVAITAVNAQALEAKASVNIGDIMGAAPSVMITQQNSGAAAANVAIRGLSFADVDKSFDPTVAVVVDGVFIGSSTGQFFDFFDISQIEVLRGPQGTLFGRNTIGGVINIRRTKPKFEFSGKLEASYGSYDTWATRAVVNLPVVDGVLAIKPFYFHNQSDGYYRQGITGARTGGSNSENFGVAALLQPSSNFDALLTVEKQVQDFVPVNSNISKTGEVFCLIEPANECNRNTTTDLYTVFGTPGTSHYESPAVTLEMNLDAGPVKLTSVTGYRKSDEAQTQDFDGSSADIYFSARTQAYRQFSQELRAAGKLSSSFDYVVGGYYFNSRYTLQQRTRITLFAPPSIAEQDNIGHSRSLAFFGDFNWAFADKWRLSFGGRWTQDRKQNQARVDANSFPNASVTNSKFTPKIGIDFRPNSDLMLYASWSRGYRSGGFSGRGTTLFSATTPYGPETVDSYEAGFKGALFDNLLELNIAAFLADYKNLQQNTTIPAVGGVGSETIVTNVGSARLKGLEIEFTAHPAQGLTLSGSLGLLDNDLKNFISQGAISATVPGTRTIDYSNVSMIYAPKTTLSLNANYKLPTSFGEVVMNVGYRHISPYDQQIALDATATYPATGTIVIPRNDPRVRSDTQDLLDASLTTRVKLGDQTAKITVFGRNLLDDRGPNAAFTVAGLWSFSSAREPRTYGVILGFEF; this is translated from the coding sequence ATGAGGGGCATTCACGCGTTCAAGGCATTCGTGCATCTTAGCGCCGGCTTGACCGGTCTGGCCGCCGCCGCCTTCGCCACGCCCGCTGCGGCGCAGGCTGGCGCCGCGGAAGCGGACTCGACCTCGGTCGGCGAAATCATCGTCTCGGCTCGCCGCCGCGAGGAAACCTTGCGCGAAACGCCGGTCGCGATCACGGCCGTGAACGCGCAGGCTCTCGAAGCCAAGGCCTCGGTGAATATCGGCGACATCATGGGCGCCGCACCGAGCGTGATGATCACCCAGCAGAATTCGGGTGCCGCCGCCGCCAACGTCGCGATCCGCGGCCTGTCCTTCGCCGACGTCGACAAGTCCTTCGACCCCACCGTGGCGGTGGTCGTCGACGGCGTATTCATCGGTTCGAGCACCGGCCAGTTCTTCGATTTCTTCGACATCAGCCAGATCGAGGTCCTGCGCGGGCCGCAAGGCACTCTGTTCGGCCGCAACACCATCGGCGGCGTCATCAACATTCGCCGCACAAAGCCCAAGTTCGAGTTCTCGGGCAAGCTCGAGGCTTCCTATGGCAGTTACGACACCTGGGCGACGCGCGCGGTGGTCAACCTTCCCGTGGTCGACGGCGTCCTCGCCATCAAGCCGTTCTATTTCCACAACCAGAGCGACGGCTACTATCGCCAAGGCATCACCGGCGCGCGCACCGGCGGATCGAATTCGGAGAACTTCGGCGTCGCGGCGCTGCTGCAGCCTTCATCGAATTTCGATGCGCTGCTGACAGTCGAGAAACAGGTGCAGGATTTCGTGCCGGTCAATTCCAACATCAGCAAGACCGGCGAGGTGTTCTGCCTGATCGAGCCCGCCAACGAGTGCAACCGCAACACGACCACCGATCTCTACACGGTCTTCGGGACACCCGGCACCTCGCATTACGAATCTCCCGCCGTCACGCTGGAGATGAATCTAGACGCCGGCCCGGTGAAGCTGACCTCGGTCACCGGCTACCGCAAGTCCGACGAAGCGCAGACCCAGGACTTCGACGGTTCCTCGGCCGATATCTATTTCTCGGCCCGCACGCAGGCCTACCGGCAGTTCAGCCAGGAACTGCGCGCCGCTGGGAAGCTGTCCAGCAGCTTCGACTATGTGGTGGGCGGATACTACTTCAACTCGCGCTACACGCTGCAGCAGCGCACGCGGATCACGCTGTTCGCGCCGCCTTCGATCGCCGAGCAGGACAATATCGGCCATTCGCGCTCGCTCGCCTTCTTCGGCGACTTCAACTGGGCCTTCGCCGACAAGTGGCGCCTGTCCTTCGGTGGCCGCTGGACCCAGGACCGCAAGCAGAACCAGGCTCGTGTCGACGCGAACAGCTTCCCCAACGCTTCCGTGACCAACAGCAAGTTCACGCCGAAGATCGGCATCGACTTTCGGCCCAATTCGGACCTGATGCTCTACGCCTCGTGGTCGCGCGGCTATCGTTCGGGCGGCTTCTCGGGTCGCGGCACCACGCTGTTCTCGGCGACGACGCCCTATGGGCCGGAAACCGTCGATTCCTACGAGGCGGGCTTCAAGGGCGCCCTGTTCGACAATCTGCTCGAGCTCAACATCGCGGCCTTCCTGGCCGACTACAAGAACCTGCAGCAGAACACGACGATCCCCGCGGTGGGCGGCGTCGGCAGCGAGACTATCGTGACCAACGTCGGCTCGGCACGGCTCAAGGGCCTCGAGATCGAGTTCACCGCGCACCCGGCGCAGGGGCTGACCCTGTCGGGCTCGCTCGGCCTGCTCGACAACGATCTCAAGAACTTCATTTCGCAGGGCGCGATCAGCGCCACGGTCCCGGGGACGCGGACCATCGACTACTCGAACGTGTCGATGATCTACGCGCCCAAGACGACGCTGTCGCTGAACGCCAATTACAAGCTGCCGACGTCGTTCGGCGAAGTCGTGATGAACGTCGGTTACCGGCACATCAGCCCCTACGACCAGCAGATCGCGCTCGATGCGACCGCGACATATCCGGCGACGGGGACGATCGTCATTCCGCGCAACGACCCGCGCGTCCGTTCGGATACGCAGGACCTGCTCGATGCGAGCCTGACGACGCGCGTCAAGCTGGGCGACCAGACGGCCAAGATCACGGTGTTCGGCCGCAACCTCCTCGACGACCGCGGCCCGAACGCGGCCTTCACCGTTGCCGGCCTGTGGTCCTTCTCGAGCGCGCGCGAACCGCGCACCTACGGCGTGATCCTGGGCTTCGAGTTCTGA
- a CDS encoding nuclear transport factor 2 family protein has translation MTSDLLNRLDGDLGVRRTLARLGDSIFRRDRDAHGECYCEDGEWHAFGTITRGRDAIVDHWWNVMQGFPFVRQSISSLVIEVEGDTAVSRGHVDEVLGMPDGSHQIVMGVYHSTFLKHDAEWLLKVHRYDQVYFGSPLLDGKFFPILDYGRPPHDPDPERLTAMMDISL, from the coding sequence ATGACAAGCGACCTTTTGAACCGGCTCGACGGCGATTTGGGAGTCAGGCGAACATTGGCGAGACTTGGAGATTCAATCTTCCGCCGTGATCGCGACGCCCACGGCGAATGCTATTGCGAGGACGGCGAGTGGCATGCTTTCGGCACCATCACCCGTGGGCGAGACGCAATCGTCGATCATTGGTGGAACGTGATGCAAGGCTTTCCGTTCGTGCGGCAAAGCATATCCTCGCTCGTGATCGAAGTAGAAGGCGACACGGCTGTCTCGCGCGGTCACGTGGATGAGGTTCTGGGCATGCCGGACGGTTCTCATCAAATCGTGATGGGCGTGTACCATAGCACCTTCCTGAAACATGACGCGGAATGGCTGCTGAAAGTTCATCGGTACGATCAGGTGTATTTCGGATCTCCTTTGCTGGACGGCAAATTCTTCCCGATCCTGGACTATGGAAGGCCCCCTCACGATCCCGATCCTGAGCGTCTGACGGCCATGATGGACATCAGCCTGTGA
- a CDS encoding TetR/AcrR family transcriptional regulator, with product MPRIIDHDERKLALARIAAKIIAEEGWRAATIQRIGRSMDCSTKVVTHYFPDKKALMLMAFKLLAEDTQTRFEATCSIPGRTTLECIASLLPIDERSERLWRVSLAYWEFVSEHGRDFSEEIYEIETAQNLVEELFRNDGIEGDLPRLARLAINSVHGIGIQAIMNPTFWTKEQQIADLNAQITALLRVESRDDHTIFPSSDLSRA from the coding sequence GTGCCGCGTATTATTGATCACGATGAACGAAAGCTCGCGCTGGCCCGCATAGCTGCAAAGATCATCGCAGAAGAGGGTTGGCGCGCGGCAACTATCCAGCGCATCGGCCGATCTATGGACTGCAGCACCAAGGTCGTTACGCACTATTTCCCGGACAAGAAGGCCCTCATGTTGATGGCATTCAAGCTCCTGGCCGAGGATACCCAGACCCGCTTCGAGGCCACCTGCTCGATACCGGGCCGGACGACATTGGAATGCATTGCATCGTTGCTGCCGATCGATGAACGCAGCGAGCGGCTGTGGCGCGTCTCGCTGGCCTATTGGGAGTTCGTCAGCGAGCACGGTCGCGATTTCTCGGAAGAGATCTACGAGATCGAGACCGCGCAAAACCTCGTCGAAGAGCTTTTTCGCAACGACGGCATCGAGGGGGACCTCCCGCGCTTGGCGCGACTGGCGATCAATTCGGTCCACGGAATTGGCATACAGGCAATCATGAACCCGACGTTCTGGACGAAAGAGCAGCAGATTGCGGACTTGAACGCGCAAATCACGGCCCTGCTAAGGGTGGAATCCCGTGACGACCATACGATCTTTCCGTCTTCGGACCTTTCGCGCGCCTGA
- a CDS encoding bifunctional diguanylate cyclase/phosphodiesterase, whose protein sequence is MSGLFASVAIFLGGVLNTTAVAAVASWRHPTWPFVGWLLFEIGLGVVRLGILVRGRRAVAAGLTPPRGLAALLSCVWAGSVGFGTFLCITSGDWVLAAIACLSAAAMICGMCLRNFGTPRLAAVMVFSALAPCVVAGLVAREPILSMISIQLPIFMVTILSACFALHRMMVSRISALSDLDHSRSLNETILRSSPDHTLILDQDHRIAFCKRPGEEARQQDPLLGREWLSLLPSEDTMNARSALAQAASGSLVNLITSHRQFTGQVRWFDNVINRTTDGSGRLIVVSRDITHQKKSEEKAIWMAQHDALTGLPNRTLLQSRLDQLLNRHDRAPTSAMLIIDVDNFKAVNDSLGHDAGDALLCAIADRLIDAVADDDLVARTGGDEFALLIAARSDDEIEQTSERIFAQLRRPVIHAGRPIDCGVSIGASLIMRDGKDRSELMKAADIALYAAKAAGRARLRIFKPSMMAEVERHQTMIACARVSLQRDEVLPYYQPKISMRTAQVVGFEALLRWRDDAGELRGPDGIEAAFQDPVLGPLLSQRMFEKVLDDVRCWSEAAIGFGHVAINVTSADFRRDDFAESLCTLLEERGLSPSSIQIEVTENVFLGRGADDVEESLRRLSDRGIRIALDDFGTGYASLSHLSQFPVDVLKIDRSFTQRLGRDTDAAAISATVINLGHCLGMEVVAEGIETAAQEAQLRDMGCDTGQGFFYARPLPASRVATTLMPRETAPLELRRA, encoded by the coding sequence ATGAGCGGCCTTTTCGCATCGGTGGCGATCTTCCTCGGCGGCGTACTCAACACCACGGCTGTCGCTGCAGTGGCGTCCTGGCGCCATCCGACCTGGCCGTTTGTCGGCTGGCTCTTGTTCGAAATCGGGCTCGGCGTGGTCCGCCTCGGCATCCTAGTCCGTGGCAGGCGCGCGGTCGCCGCCGGCCTCACGCCGCCCAGAGGTCTGGCCGCCTTGCTCTCCTGCGTCTGGGCGGGCTCCGTCGGTTTCGGCACATTCCTCTGCATAACCAGCGGCGACTGGGTTCTCGCGGCGATCGCCTGCCTGTCGGCGGCGGCCATGATCTGCGGCATGTGCCTGCGCAACTTCGGCACGCCGCGCCTCGCTGCAGTCATGGTCTTCTCGGCGCTTGCTCCCTGCGTGGTCGCCGGGCTGGTTGCCCGCGAGCCGATTTTGTCGATGATCAGCATTCAGTTGCCGATCTTCATGGTGACGATCCTGTCGGCGTGCTTCGCGCTGCATCGCATGATGGTTTCGCGCATCAGCGCACTCAGCGACCTCGATCACAGCCGGTCGCTCAACGAGACTATCCTGCGCTCGAGCCCCGATCACACGCTGATCCTCGACCAGGATCACCGTATCGCCTTCTGCAAAAGGCCGGGCGAGGAGGCCCGCCAGCAGGATCCTCTCCTCGGCCGCGAGTGGCTGAGCCTGCTCCCGTCGGAAGATACAATGAATGCCCGCTCTGCGCTTGCCCAGGCCGCATCGGGCAGTCTCGTCAATCTGATCACGAGCCACCGGCAGTTCACTGGCCAGGTCCGCTGGTTCGACAATGTCATCAACCGAACCACCGACGGGTCCGGGCGATTGATCGTCGTCTCGCGCGACATCACCCACCAGAAGAAATCCGAAGAGAAGGCGATCTGGATGGCGCAGCACGACGCGCTGACCGGCCTCCCCAACCGGACGCTGCTCCAAAGCAGGCTGGACCAGCTCCTGAACAGACACGACCGCGCCCCAACGAGCGCGATGCTCATCATCGACGTCGACAACTTCAAGGCGGTCAACGATTCCCTGGGACATGACGCGGGCGACGCGCTGCTCTGCGCGATTGCCGATCGGCTGATCGATGCGGTCGCCGATGACGATCTCGTGGCCCGCACGGGCGGCGATGAATTCGCGCTGCTGATCGCGGCGCGCTCCGATGACGAAATCGAACAGACCTCCGAGCGTATTTTCGCCCAGTTGCGCCGGCCGGTCATCCATGCCGGCCGGCCGATCGACTGCGGGGTCAGCATCGGCGCCAGCCTTATCATGCGCGACGGCAAGGATCGCTCCGAACTGATGAAGGCGGCCGATATCGCGCTCTATGCCGCCAAAGCGGCCGGCAGGGCCCGGCTACGCATCTTCAAACCCTCGATGATGGCCGAAGTGGAAAGGCATCAAACCATGATCGCCTGCGCCCGCGTGTCGCTCCAGCGTGATGAGGTTCTGCCCTACTACCAGCCCAAGATCAGCATGCGCACCGCGCAGGTGGTCGGCTTCGAGGCCCTGCTCCGCTGGCGGGACGATGCGGGCGAGCTACGCGGACCGGACGGCATAGAAGCGGCGTTTCAGGATCCCGTGCTGGGTCCGCTGCTCAGCCAGCGGATGTTCGAAAAGGTCCTCGACGACGTGCGGTGCTGGAGCGAGGCCGCAATCGGTTTCGGGCACGTCGCGATCAACGTCACGAGCGCCGATTTCCGCCGCGACGATTTCGCGGAGTCGCTTTGCACGTTGCTTGAAGAGCGTGGCCTCAGCCCGTCCTCGATCCAGATCGAAGTCACCGAGAATGTCTTTCTCGGTCGCGGCGCCGACGATGTCGAAGAGTCGCTCCGGCGTCTCAGCGATCGCGGCATTCGCATTGCCCTCGATGACTTCGGAACGGGCTATGCCTCGCTGTCGCACCTCAGCCAGTTCCCCGTCGACGTCCTCAAGATCGATCGTTCGTTCACCCAGCGCCTCGGCCGGGACACCGATGCGGCCGCGATCTCGGCGACGGTCATCAACCTGGGTCATTGCCTGGGCATGGAGGTCGTCGCCGAAGGCATCGAAACGGCCGCGCAGGAGGCGCAGCTGCGCGACATGGGCTGCGACACCGGGCAAGGCTTCTTCTATGCGAGACCCCTTCCCGCGAGCCGGGTCGCAACAACCTTGATGCCGCGGGAGACGGCACCTCTGGAACTCCGCCGAGCCTAG